The genomic interval GTGGCGTCATCGCTAGAGGCCTCCGTAGCTTCGGTTTTGTGCAGCCCATTTGATTCTGCGGCAGTGCCGGTCCATCCACATAACGCCCCTCAGGGGACTGTTGGAGGATTAAAATGGGGAGAGCGGGAGGTGACGATATGGCCCAGGAGCAAGAGGTGGGCAGAGTGACGGATTATTTCGCCCGCGTGGGCGTGGCAGGGGTGGAGCTGACCGGCCACCTGCGGGTGGGCGACCGCATCCGCATCCGTGGTCACACTACTGACCTGGAGCAGGTGGTGGAGAGCATGCAGATCGAGCACCAGCCGGTGCAGGAGGCGGGCCCGGGCGATAGAGTGGGCATCAAGGTGGTGGACAGGTGTCGCCGCGGCGACCGCGTCTACAAACTGATAGGTGGCTGAGACGGCCTCTGCACCTGCTCCCGTAGGTCCCGAAACCGGTACTCCCGCAAGCGGATGAGCTGGTGGTAGGAGCCGAAACGCGCGTCGTCCTCCACTAGATCTAGGGGGTCGTAGTGGTCATCCTCGTGGGGCGGGAAGATGCGCCGGATCTCATAAGTGGTGGTGCGCTCGGCCGGGATGCGGCCTATGTCTCTAATCAGGCGGCGCATCTCCCGTGGCCGCAGGCGCTGGCCGTGGGGGGCGCCGGCGGCGGTGGAGATGGACTCGTTGATGAGGGTGCCCATGAAATCGTTGCCGCCGGCATTGAGGCAGTATTGGGCGAAGCGGGGCCCCTCCTTCACCCATGACACCTGGAGGTTGGGGATCCAGTTGTTGAGCATGATGCGAGAGACGG from Dehalococcoidia bacterium carries:
- a CDS encoding EF-Tu/IF-2/RF-3 family GTPase — encoded protein: MAQEQEVGRVTDYFARVGVAGVELTGHLRVGDRIRIRGHTTDLEQVVESMQIEHQPVQEAGPGDRVGIKVVDRCRRGDRVYKLIGG